A genomic window from Anticarsia gemmatalis isolate Benzon Research Colony breed Stoneville strain chromosome 22, ilAntGemm2 primary, whole genome shotgun sequence includes:
- the PheRS-m gene encoding phenylalanyl-tRNA synthetase, mitochondrial: MTKILFKTNRILSAVLTKCKYSTAAKSVATVQINGKEFISDDYTNVTPKILSYLGRNLHLEKNNPLSLVRQRIVNYFYSSFTQRGNPLFSVYDNLSPIVTVKQNFDDLLIPLDHPSRVKSDCYYINRDTLLRGHMTAHQSELLKAGLDNFLMIGDVYRRDEIDSTHFPVFHQVDAVRSQRKDELFHDKPDLEIFEPTFDPNNPFAFPNSIDDPMKQSCHTLEATKLMEAQLKNHLIGLVKCLFGKNIKHRWVEAYFPFTHPSWELEIYYENDWLEVLGCGIVRNEILASAGPNNSIAYAFGLGLERLAMALYKIPDIRLMWSTDSGFRSQFENVDLNAKIKYKPVSSYPQCKNDMSFWLPPNLTIDTFMNNDFYDLVRDIGGDIIEQVKLKDKFVHPKSKKHSLCYSIVYRHLERTLTQGEVNQVHKEIEKAVVDNYNVVIR; encoded by the exons atgacaaaaatattgttcaaaacaAACCGCATTCTTTCCGcggttttaacaaaatgtaaatacagTACTGCCGCAAAGTCGGTAGCGACAGTGCAAATAAATGGAAAGGAGTTTATATCCGACGATTATACTAATGTAACGCCTAAAATTCTATCGTATTTGGGTCGTAACCTgcatttggaaaaaaataacccattatcTCTGGTGAGGCAAAGGATTGTGAATTATTTCTATTCTTCGTTTACTCAAAGAGGGAATCCTTTGTTCAGTGTGTATGATAACTTATCACCTATAGTCACAGTCAAGCAGAACTTTGATGATTTGTTGATACCTTTAGATCATCCAAGTAGAGTCAAATCTGATTGctattacataaatagagaTACCCTGCTTAGAGGACATATGACAGCTCATCAGAGTGAGCTACTGAAGGCTGGGCTTGACAACTTCTTAATGATTGGAGATGTTTATAGGAGAGATGAAATTGATTCCACTCATTTTCCAGTTTTCCACCAA GTAGATGCAGTGAGATCCCAACGCAAAGATGAGCTCTTTCACGATAAACCAGACCTAGAAATATTTGAACCAACATTTGACCCAAACAACCCATTTGCCTTTCCCAATTCCATAGATGATCCCATGAAACAAAGCTGTCATACTTTAGAAGCTACTAAACTCATGGAAGCTCAATTAAAGAACCACCTTATTGGTttagtaaaatgtttgtttggtaaaaatattaaacatagaTGGGTGGAAGCATATTTTCCTTTCACTCATCCATCTTGGGAGCTAGAAATCTATTATGAAAATGATTGGCTTGAAGTTCTTGGATGTGGTATTGTGAGAAATGAGATCTTGGCCAGTGCTGGACCGAATAATTCTATTGCGTATGCTTTCGGTCTTGGTCTGGAAAGACTTGCAATGGCTCTGTACAAGATTCCTGATATCCGTTTGATGTGGAGTACAGACTCTGGTTTCCGGTCTCAGTTTGAGAATGTAGACTTAAATGCTAAGATAAAATACAAGCCAGTGTCTTCGTACCCACAGTGTAAGAATGACATGTCTTTCTGGTTGCCACCCAACCTGACCATAGACACATTTATGAACAATGACTTCTATGATCTTGTTAGAGATATTGGAGGTGATATTATTGAGCAG GTCAAACTGAAGGACAAGTTTGTTCACCCCAAGTCAAAGAAGCACAGTCTATGTTACAGCATAGTGTACAGACACTTGGAGCGAACCCTCACTCAGGGAGAGGTCAACCAAGTTCACAAGGAAATCGAGAAGGCTGTGGTGGACAACTACAATGTAGTCAttagataa
- the EndoG gene encoding endonuclease G, mitochondrial, producing MFRKRLFHLAQLSAVGLGGYYAGQNKEKISNLFGEDSITIDGKRIKNMPGLPVFGTVSAATPYMESGGAKDRISQIMKYGFPGLDNVRSYDDFVLSYDRRNRVPHWVFEHLTKEHVAKNDAVDRSKCDFQPDESIHPFFRSLNSDYKKSGFDRGHMAAAGNHRLCQKHVDQTFFLTNMAPQVGEGFNRSAWNNLEKHVRKLTKVYNNVYCCTGPLYLPRREADGKSYVRYQVIGANTVAVPTHFYKVVVGEAPDGTLDMEAYVMPNQRIPDETPVSSFMVPPETVERAAGLLFFDKIHRSKLNRINGKKV from the exons atgtttcgaaaGCGACTTTTTCATTTGGCACAGCTAAGCGCTGTTGGTCTAGGAGGTTACTATGCTGGACAAAACAAAGAGaaaattagtaatttatttggtGAAGATTCTATAACTATAGATGGCAAACGTATTAAAAATATGCCAGGTTTGCCTGTATTCGGTACAGTATCTGCAGCTACTCCTTACATGGAGAGTGGAGGCGCTAAAGACCGG ATATCACAAATAATGAAGTACGGTTTCCCTGGGCTCGACAATGTAAGATCATATGATGACTTCGTACTCTCATATGACAGACGTAACAGAGTCCCACACTGGGTGTTTGAACACCTCACAAAAGAGCATGTCGCTAAGAATGATGCAGTAGACCGGAGCAAGTGTGATTTCCAACCAGATGAGAGTATACATCCCTTTTTTAG ATCTTTAAACTCAGACTACAAAAAGTCAGGTTTTGACCGAGGCCACATGGCTGCAGCTGGCAACCACCGACTCTGCCAAAAGCATGTAGACCAGACATTCTTCCTCACTAATATGGCACCCCAG gTAGGAGAGGGCTTTAACAGATCTGCATGGAATAATTTAGAGAAACATGTACGCAAGCTGACAAAAGTGTATAACAATGTATACTGTTGTACTGGACCTTTGTACCTACCCAG ACGTGAAGCAGACGGCAAGTCATACGTGCGCTATCAAGTGATAGGTGCGAACACTGTAGCAGTGCCCACGCACTTCTACAAGGTGGTGGTGGGCGAAGCGCCCGACGGCACCCTCGACATGGAGGCCTACGTCATGCCCAACCAGAGGATACCTGATGAAACACCCGTCTCTAGCTTTATG GTGCCACCAGAAACAGTAGAAAGAGCGGCTGGTTTACTATTTTTCGACAAAATTCACAGAAGTAAACTAAATAGAATTAATGGGAAGAAAGTTTAA